A single region of the Geobacillus subterraneus genome encodes:
- the mtnK gene encoding S-methyl-5-thioribose kinase: protein MTIVQSAVYEPLTEQKATALAVRLGLFRDGAPLLCREIGDGNLNLVFHIVDQETKQGIIIKQALPYAKVVGESWPLTLKRAVIESNALRTFASYVPQYVPNVYYSDESLAITVMEDLSHLQIARKGLIEGKTYPLLSRHIGEFIAKTAFYTSDFGMNQQEKKKLAQSFVNPELCKITEDLVFTDPFFDHDTNNFEDELRPDVEALWEDDRLRLEAAKLKRKFLTEADVLLHGDLHTGSIFASDDETKVIDPEFAFYGPIGFDLGQFFANLLLNALSRPESERRPLFDHIDQTWDVFTSVFSELWRTESVETYAATPGLLDEVLRQAFVDAVGFAGCEVIRRTIGLAHVADLDGIDQKVERLAAKRHALRLGRRLIVERAELAGTDGFRRLFVETER from the coding sequence ATGACGATTGTCCAATCAGCTGTTTACGAACCGCTCACCGAACAAAAAGCGACCGCCCTTGCCGTCCGCCTCGGCTTGTTCCGCGACGGGGCGCCGCTTCTGTGCCGCGAGATCGGCGATGGCAACTTAAACTTAGTGTTTCATATCGTCGACCAAGAGACAAAGCAAGGCATCATCATCAAACAAGCGCTGCCGTACGCGAAAGTCGTCGGTGAAAGCTGGCCGCTCACATTAAAACGCGCGGTCATTGAAAGCAACGCGCTGCGCACGTTTGCCAGCTATGTGCCGCAATATGTGCCAAACGTCTACTACTCTGACGAATCGCTCGCCATCACGGTGATGGAAGATTTGTCCCACTTGCAAATCGCCCGCAAAGGGCTGATCGAAGGGAAAACGTATCCGCTTTTGTCCCGGCATATTGGCGAATTCATCGCCAAAACAGCGTTTTACACGTCTGATTTCGGCATGAATCAACAAGAGAAAAAGAAGTTGGCGCAAAGCTTTGTCAATCCAGAGCTATGCAAAATTACGGAAGATCTCGTCTTTACCGATCCGTTTTTCGACCATGACACGAACAACTTTGAAGACGAATTGCGCCCAGACGTTGAAGCGCTTTGGGAAGATGACCGCCTCCGCCTCGAAGCAGCGAAGCTGAAGCGCAAGTTTTTAACTGAAGCGGATGTACTGCTGCACGGAGACTTACACACTGGCAGCATTTTCGCCAGCGACGACGAAACAAAAGTGATCGACCCGGAATTCGCCTTTTACGGCCCGATCGGGTTTGACCTTGGCCAATTTTTCGCCAACTTGCTGTTAAATGCGTTGTCCCGCCCTGAATCGGAGCGCCGTCCGCTCTTTGATCATATCGACCAGACGTGGGACGTTTTTACGTCTGTATTCTCGGAGCTTTGGCGCACCGAAAGCGTCGAAACGTACGCCGCGACGCCCGGACTGCTTGATGAGGTGCTGCGGCAGGCGTTCGTTGACGCCGTCGGTTTTGCCGGCTGCGAGGTCATCCGCCGGACGATCGGCCTCGCCCATGTGGCGGATCTCGACGGCATTGACCAAAAAGTCGAACGGCTCGCCGCGAAACGGCACGCACTCCGTCTCGGCCGCCGCCTGATCGTTGAGCGTGCCGAACTGGCGGGAACGGACGGCTTCCGCCGCCTGTTCGTCGAAACGGAACGATGA
- the mtnA gene encoding S-methyl-5-thioribose-1-phosphate isomerase: MNSFVIPRSVEWHETHVTILNQQKLPSITEYMDLHTLEDVHEAIATLKVRGAPAIGITAAYGLALAASRYETESVDEFQRRLQQDRDYLASARPTAVNLFWALDRLVAAAKSAASVNEAKTMLIHEAIRIQIEDEDVCHRIGEYALSLFRPGDRVMTICNAGSIATARYGTALAPFYLAKEKGIELSVYALETRPVLQGARLTTWELMQAGVDVTLITDNMAAQTIKAKHINAIIVGADRIARNGDTANKIGTFGLALLAQSFGIPFYVAAPLSTIDIKTKTGADIPIEERHPDEVTHLAGVRIAPEGVNVYNPAFDVTPNELITAIITEKGIVRGHYETALPSLFTKEEHHETI, encoded by the coding sequence ATGAACTCATTTGTCATCCCGCGCTCTGTCGAATGGCATGAGACGCATGTCACGATTTTAAACCAACAAAAACTGCCATCGATCACCGAATACATGGACTTGCATACGCTCGAAGACGTCCATGAGGCGATCGCGACGTTGAAAGTGCGCGGGGCGCCGGCGATCGGCATCACGGCTGCCTACGGCTTGGCGCTCGCCGCCTCGCGCTATGAAACCGAATCAGTGGACGAATTTCAGCGCCGCTTGCAACAAGACCGCGACTACTTAGCGAGCGCCCGCCCGACGGCCGTCAACTTGTTTTGGGCGCTCGACCGGCTCGTCGCCGCCGCGAAAAGCGCCGCTTCCGTCAACGAAGCGAAAACAATGCTCATTCACGAAGCGATCCGCATCCAAATCGAAGATGAGGATGTGTGCCACCGCATCGGCGAATACGCCTTGTCCCTTTTCCGTCCGGGCGACCGGGTGATGACGATTTGCAACGCCGGTTCGATCGCCACCGCCCGCTACGGAACGGCGCTCGCCCCGTTTTATTTGGCAAAAGAAAAAGGAATCGAGCTGTCCGTCTACGCCCTAGAAACGCGGCCGGTGTTGCAGGGAGCGCGCCTGACCACATGGGAGCTCATGCAGGCGGGCGTCGATGTGACGCTCATTACCGACAACATGGCGGCGCAAACGATCAAGGCGAAACACATTAACGCCATCATCGTCGGCGCCGACCGGATCGCGCGAAACGGCGATACAGCGAACAAAATCGGCACGTTTGGCCTCGCTTTGCTCGCCCAATCGTTCGGCATTCCGTTTTACGTTGCTGCCCCGCTGTCAACGATCGACATCAAGACAAAAACAGGGGCGGATATCCCGATTGAAGAGCGCCACCCGGATGAAGTGACGCATCTCGCCGGCGTGCGCATCGCCCCGGAAGGCGTCAACGTGTACAATCCGGCGTTTGATGTTACGCCAAACGAGCTCATTACCGCCATCATTACTGAAAAAGGCATCGTCCGCGGCCATTACGAAACGGCGCTGCCATCGTTATTCACAAAGGAGGAGCACCATGAAACAATTTAA
- a CDS encoding sugar ABC transporter substrate-binding protein: MKQFKALSFLFLLFFAVFSILAGCTNEQDAMSAKPANETKQTGQQGAASSANSSTAASSGQAAIPEQLKKPVKIAAIMQMSIGTFSSQYIAGVKEQVQKFGGEVQVYNADNDLTKMASYVETAITQNVDAILLDHGRADALEGPVKKAVAKGIPVVAFDNDLNIPGVTVIDQDDYSLAWKTLKTLAEDLNGEGEIVTIWVGGFTPMERRHVIYDAFKKRYPNIKEVAKFGTASANTALDTQTQMEAILKKYPNKGDIDAVFATWDEFAKGATRAIEQAGRTEIKVYGIDLSDEDLQMIQKPNSPWVATTATDPAEVGRVQVRFAYQKIAGEKTPNIYSLEPHLVKRSDLPDKQVSMSDLSQYIPGWGQSNVAISPWMKTLEAQVNKK, from the coding sequence ATGAAACAATTTAAGGCCTTATCGTTCCTTTTTCTTCTTTTCTTTGCCGTGTTCTCCATCTTAGCCGGCTGCACAAATGAGCAAGATGCCATGAGCGCCAAGCCGGCCAACGAAACGAAACAAACGGGCCAGCAAGGCGCCGCCTCATCGGCAAACAGCTCCACCGCCGCAAGCAGCGGGCAGGCGGCCATTCCGGAACAACTGAAAAAACCGGTGAAAATCGCCGCCATCATGCAAATGTCGATCGGCACATTCTCCTCGCAATACATCGCCGGCGTGAAAGAACAAGTGCAAAAGTTCGGCGGCGAAGTGCAAGTGTATAACGCCGACAACGATTTGACGAAGATGGCATCATATGTTGAAACGGCCATTACGCAAAACGTCGATGCCATTTTGCTTGACCACGGCCGCGCCGATGCGCTCGAAGGGCCGGTGAAAAAAGCCGTCGCCAAAGGCATTCCGGTTGTGGCGTTTGACAACGATTTGAACATTCCCGGCGTCACCGTCATCGACCAAGACGACTATAGCCTCGCTTGGAAAACGTTAAAGACACTTGCGGAAGACTTAAACGGCGAAGGTGAAATCGTCACGATTTGGGTCGGCGGCTTCACACCGATGGAGCGACGTCATGTCATTTACGACGCATTTAAAAAGCGCTACCCGAACATAAAAGAAGTCGCCAAGTTCGGCACAGCGAGCGCCAACACCGCGCTGGACACGCAAACGCAAATGGAGGCCATTTTGAAAAAATATCCGAATAAAGGCGACATCGATGCCGTCTTCGCCACATGGGACGAGTTCGCCAAAGGGGCGACGCGCGCCATCGAACAAGCCGGGCGCACGGAAATTAAAGTGTACGGCATCGATTTAAGCGACGAAGACTTGCAAATGATCCAAAAACCGAACAGTCCGTGGGTGGCGACGACGGCGACGGATCCGGCGGAAGTCGGCCGCGTTCAAGTTCGCTTCGCCTATCAAAAAATTGCTGGTGAAAAAACGCCGAACATTTACTCGCTCGAGCCGCATTTAGTGAAACGGTCTGACCTGCCGGACAAACAAGTATCGATGAGCGATCTCTCGCAATACATCCCGGGCTGGGGGCAATCGAACGTCGCCATCTCGCCGTGGATGAAAACGCTGGAAGCTCAGGTGAACAAAAAATGA
- a CDS encoding pyridoxal phosphate-dependent aminotransferase has product MTIEFPFSELLEQLPKQFFASLVAKVGEKIKAGHDVINLGQGNPDQPTPKHIVEAMQRAAANPKYHKYSPFQGYSFLKEAVAAFYACEYGVEVDPTREVAILFGGKAGLVELPLCLVNPGDAVLVPDPGYPDYWSGIALARARMEMMPLVAEQQFLPDYSAIPAAVADQAKLMFLNYPNNPTGATATNEFFAETVAFAAKHGIAVVHDFAYGAIGFDGKKPVSFLEVDGAKDVGVEIYTFSKTYNMAGWRVAFAVGNERIIRALELLQDHLYVSLFGAVQEAAAAALLGPQDCVNELVALYEARRNTFISALRGIGWEAPAPSGSFFAWLPVPKGWSSAEFADVLLERAHVAVAPGIGFGEHGEGYVRVGLLTDEARLCEAAERIGRLGLF; this is encoded by the coding sequence ATGACGATCGAATTTCCATTTTCCGAACTGCTTGAACAGCTGCCGAAGCAGTTTTTTGCTTCGCTTGTCGCCAAAGTGGGAGAGAAAATCAAGGCCGGGCATGATGTCATTAATTTAGGGCAAGGCAATCCGGACCAGCCGACGCCGAAGCATATCGTTGAGGCGATGCAACGGGCGGCGGCCAATCCGAAGTACCATAAATATTCGCCGTTTCAAGGCTACTCCTTTTTGAAAGAAGCCGTTGCCGCCTTTTATGCGTGCGAATACGGAGTTGAGGTTGACCCGACCCGCGAAGTCGCCATTTTGTTTGGCGGCAAGGCCGGGCTTGTCGAGCTGCCGCTTTGCCTCGTCAACCCGGGCGATGCGGTGCTCGTCCCGGATCCAGGCTATCCGGATTACTGGTCGGGAATCGCGCTCGCCCGCGCGCGGATGGAAATGATGCCGCTTGTCGCCGAGCAGCAATTTTTGCCCGATTACAGCGCCATTCCGGCGGCGGTCGCCGACCAGGCGAAACTGATGTTTTTAAACTATCCGAACAACCCGACCGGTGCGACGGCGACGAACGAGTTTTTCGCCGAGACGGTGGCGTTCGCCGCCAAGCACGGCATTGCCGTCGTGCACGACTTTGCCTATGGGGCGATCGGTTTTGACGGCAAAAAGCCGGTCAGCTTCCTCGAAGTTGACGGGGCGAAAGACGTCGGGGTTGAAATTTACACGTTTTCGAAAACGTACAATATGGCCGGCTGGCGCGTCGCGTTTGCCGTCGGCAACGAGCGGATCATTCGGGCGCTTGAGCTGCTGCAAGACCATTTGTACGTCAGCCTGTTCGGCGCCGTCCAGGAAGCGGCGGCCGCAGCGCTTCTCGGCCCGCAAGATTGCGTCAACGAGCTTGTCGCCCTGTATGAAGCGCGCCGCAATACGTTCATTTCTGCCTTGCGCGGCATCGGCTGGGAAGCACCGGCGCCGTCCGGGTCGTTTTTCGCCTGGCTCCCCGTACCGAAAGGATGGTCGTCGGCTGAGTTTGCCGATGTGCTCCTTGAGCGGGCGCATGTTGCCGTCGCTCCGGGCATCGGTTTTGGCGAGCACGGCGAAGGGTATGTGCGCGTCGGCCTGTTGACCGATGAGGCGAGGCTCTGTGAAGCAGCCGAACGGATCGGACGCCTCGGACTGTTTTGA
- a CDS encoding sugar ABC transporter ATP-binding protein, whose product MNGLSMRGMEKSFGAVRVLDGVDFDVRPGEVHALLGMNGAGKSTLMNMLAGAVPPDAGTITIDGTPCAFSSPREAKQAGIGLVVQEVDTALFPGLPVYENLAADELADVKNRPIRSLRQEKERAAALLRRVGLSIPPTKLVRDCSLHEKQLIVLAKVLSSNARYIILDEPTAALSEAETKRLFAIIHELKQQGVGFIYISHKLKEVQEIADRLTILRDGRVVYHGAAGSLSLEDIILHMTGTKRRTSAKQARTYGSDIAFAARGITIDKTGTTIDLYAHRGEIVGIAGLVGAGKTELAESLIAHRKTAGEWEIDGRRYVFSSPYEAIEAGLSLIPEERRKQGLFLPESVRTNITVRLLSRLARWQWIKRAQEAEAADTLVRSLAIHPPSSATAVRHLSGGNQQKVVIGKWLNTNAHVFLFDEPTKGIDVHAKQDVFSIIRTLADEGKTVLYFSSECHELLEVCDTIYIMVDGRLLARLPAAELTYEQLVYYCSGGEIDESAGRFRDAVEKNGAVYS is encoded by the coding sequence ATGAACGGGTTGTCAATGCGGGGCATGGAAAAATCGTTTGGCGCCGTGCGCGTGCTTGACGGCGTGGACTTCGACGTCCGTCCGGGCGAAGTCCACGCCCTTTTAGGCATGAACGGCGCCGGCAAAAGCACGCTGATGAACATGTTGGCCGGCGCCGTTCCGCCCGACGCCGGCACGATCACGATCGACGGCACTCCATGCGCGTTTTCATCGCCGCGTGAGGCCAAGCAGGCCGGCATTGGCCTTGTCGTGCAAGAAGTGGACACAGCGCTGTTTCCCGGCCTGCCCGTTTACGAAAACCTGGCGGCTGACGAGCTCGCTGATGTGAAAAACCGGCCGATCCGCTCGCTGCGCCAAGAAAAAGAGCGGGCCGCCGCTCTGCTTCGCCGCGTCGGCCTTTCCATCCCGCCGACGAAGCTCGTGCGCGACTGTTCGCTCCATGAAAAACAGCTCATCGTGCTGGCAAAAGTGTTGTCGTCAAACGCGCGCTACATCATTTTGGACGAACCGACCGCCGCGCTGAGCGAGGCAGAAACGAAGCGGCTGTTTGCCATCATTCATGAGCTGAAACAGCAAGGCGTCGGCTTTATTTATATTTCTCATAAGCTGAAAGAAGTGCAAGAAATCGCTGACCGGCTGACGATTTTGCGCGACGGCCGCGTCGTCTATCACGGCGCGGCCGGCAGCCTGTCGCTTGAAGACATCATCCTTCATATGACCGGGACGAAGCGAAGAACCTCTGCCAAACAGGCGCGCACGTACGGAAGCGACATCGCCTTTGCCGCCCGCGGAATCACGATTGACAAAACCGGCACGACCATCGACCTATACGCCCATCGCGGGGAAATTGTCGGCATCGCCGGCTTGGTCGGCGCCGGCAAGACGGAGCTTGCTGAAAGCCTCATCGCCCATCGAAAGACGGCGGGCGAATGGGAAATCGATGGCCGGCGCTATGTGTTCTCGTCACCTTATGAAGCCATCGAAGCCGGACTTTCCCTTATTCCCGAAGAACGGCGCAAGCAAGGGCTGTTTTTGCCCGAATCGGTGCGGACGAACATCACCGTGCGCCTTCTTTCCCGCCTGGCGCGCTGGCAATGGATCAAGCGGGCACAAGAAGCGGAGGCCGCCGATACCCTCGTTCGCTCGCTCGCCATCCATCCGCCGTCAAGCGCCACGGCTGTCCGCCACTTAAGCGGCGGCAACCAGCAAAAAGTCGTGATCGGCAAATGGCTGAACACGAACGCACACGTCTTTTTGTTCGATGAACCGACGAAAGGAATCGATGTTCACGCGAAACAAGACGTCTTTTCCATCATCCGCACCCTCGCTGATGAAGGGAAAACCGTGCTGTACTTTTCAAGCGAATGTCATGAGCTGCTCGAGGTTTGCGACACCATCTATATTATGGTCGACGGTCGGCTGCTCGCCCGCCTGCCGGCCGCTGAACTCACGTACGAGCAGCTTGTTTATTATTGCAGTGGAGGTGAAA
- a CDS encoding carbon-nitrogen family hydrolase, translated as MTIRIACLQLDIAFGDPQTNEQQAETAVQSVANEGANIVVLPELWTTGYDLTRLDEIADDDAVRAKAFASRLAQTYGVHFVAGSVAKKTAAGVTNTMIVADRSGQIVSEYSKLHLFQLMDEHLYLQPGNEPGLFSLSGLPCAGVICYDIRFPEWIRAHALAGAEVLFVVAEWPLPRLHHWRTLLMARAIENQCYVVACNRAGRDPNNVFAGHSLVIDPWGEIIAEADEKPGVLLADIDPALVKEVRARIPVFADRRPRDYDEAAKKIFKTY; from the coding sequence ATGACCATCCGCATCGCTTGCCTCCAACTCGATATCGCGTTTGGCGATCCGCAAACGAACGAACAGCAAGCCGAAACAGCCGTGCAATCCGTCGCCAACGAAGGAGCCAACATCGTCGTGCTTCCGGAACTATGGACGACCGGCTATGACTTGACGCGCTTGGACGAAATTGCCGATGACGATGCCGTGCGGGCGAAAGCGTTCGCCTCCCGCCTGGCGCAAACATATGGCGTCCATTTCGTCGCCGGCTCAGTCGCCAAAAAAACCGCTGCCGGTGTGACGAACACGATGATTGTCGCCGACCGAAGCGGCCAAATCGTCAGTGAATATAGCAAACTTCATCTGTTCCAACTGATGGATGAGCATTTGTATTTGCAGCCGGGAAACGAGCCAGGCTTATTTTCACTTAGCGGGCTGCCGTGCGCTGGGGTCATTTGCTATGACATCCGATTTCCGGAGTGGATTCGCGCCCATGCGTTGGCCGGAGCGGAAGTGCTGTTTGTCGTCGCCGAATGGCCGCTTCCCCGCCTTCACCATTGGCGGACGCTCCTGATGGCGCGGGCGATTGAAAACCAATGCTATGTCGTCGCTTGCAACCGGGCCGGACGAGACCCGAACAACGTGTTCGCCGGCCATTCGCTCGTCATCGACCCGTGGGGCGAAATCATCGCCGAGGCCGATGAAAAGCCGGGCGTTCTTCTAGCGGACATCGACCCGGCGCTCGTTAAAGAGGTCCGTGCGCGCATCCCGGTGTTTGCCGACCGCCGGCCGCGCGATTACGACGAGGCGGCAAAAAAAATTTTTAAAACGTATTGA
- the mtnW gene encoding 2,3-diketo-5-methylthiopentyl-1-phosphate enolase, which translates to MSAVIATYLLHDEKDIRKKAEGIALGLTVGTWTDLPALEQEQLRKHKGEVVAMEELGESERTNAYFGKRLKRAIVKIAYPTVNFSADLPALLVTTFGKLSLDGEVRLLDLEFPDEWKRQFPGPRFGISGIREKVGVHDRPLLMSIFKGIIGRDLAYLTSELKKQALGGVDLVKDDEILFDSEQLPLEKRITEGKAALREVYEQTGKRTLYAVNLTGKTFELKEKAKRAAELGADVLLFNVFAYGLDVLQELRADENITVPIMAHPAFSGAITPSEFYGVAPSLLLGKLLRLAGADFVLFPSPYGSVALEREQALGIARALTDEQEPFARAFPVPSAGIHPGLVPLLVRDFGLDSIVNAGGGIHGHPDGAIGGGQAFRAAIDAALAGRLLREAATENEALQKAIDRWGAVEVEA; encoded by the coding sequence ATGAGTGCAGTGATTGCAACGTATTTGCTTCATGACGAGAAAGACATTCGTAAAAAGGCGGAAGGAATCGCGCTCGGCTTGACGGTCGGCACATGGACCGACTTGCCGGCGTTGGAGCAGGAGCAGCTTCGCAAACATAAAGGGGAAGTCGTCGCTATGGAAGAGCTTGGCGAAAGCGAGCGGACGAACGCGTATTTCGGCAAGCGGCTGAAGCGGGCGATCGTCAAAATCGCCTATCCGACGGTCAACTTCAGCGCTGATTTGCCGGCGCTCTTGGTGACGACGTTCGGCAAGCTGTCGCTTGATGGGGAAGTGCGGCTGCTTGACCTTGAGTTTCCGGACGAGTGGAAGCGGCAATTCCCGGGGCCGCGCTTTGGCATCAGCGGCATTCGCGAAAAAGTTGGGGTGCATGACCGCCCGCTGTTGATGAGCATTTTTAAAGGCATCATTGGCCGCGATTTGGCGTATTTGACGTCCGAATTGAAAAAACAGGCGCTTGGCGGCGTCGACTTAGTGAAAGATGACGAAATTTTGTTTGACAGCGAGCAGCTGCCGTTGGAAAAGCGGATTACGGAAGGAAAGGCCGCGCTTCGGGAAGTGTATGAACAAACGGGCAAACGGACGCTGTATGCCGTCAACTTGACCGGCAAAACGTTTGAGCTGAAAGAGAAAGCGAAACGGGCCGCCGAGCTTGGCGCCGACGTGCTGTTGTTTAACGTGTTCGCCTACGGGCTTGATGTGTTGCAAGAGCTGCGCGCGGATGAGAACATCACCGTGCCGATCATGGCTCATCCGGCGTTTAGCGGCGCCATCACGCCGTCTGAGTTTTACGGGGTCGCCCCGTCGCTGTTGCTCGGCAAGCTGTTGCGGCTCGCAGGAGCTGATTTCGTCCTGTTCCCGTCGCCGTACGGCAGCGTCGCTCTTGAGCGCGAGCAGGCGCTTGGCATCGCCCGGGCGCTCACCGATGAACAAGAGCCGTTTGCGCGGGCGTTTCCGGTGCCATCGGCCGGCATTCATCCGGGGCTCGTGCCGCTTCTTGTCCGCGATTTCGGCCTTGACAGCATCGTCAACGCCGGCGGGGGCATTCATGGCCATCCGGACGGGGCGATCGGCGGCGGGCAGGCGTTTCGCGCTGCCATCGACGCGGCTCTTGCCGGCCGTCTGCTCCGCGAAGCGGCGACAGAAAACGAAGCGCTGCAAAAAGCGATCGACCGCTGGGGCGCTGTTGAGGTGGAAGCATGA